One window of the Triticum dicoccoides isolate Atlit2015 ecotype Zavitan chromosome 3B, WEW_v2.0, whole genome shotgun sequence genome contains the following:
- the LOC119279455 gene encoding uncharacterized protein LOC119279455 translates to MWLIQVPHSQELLVLLLHQQQDNQDLLLLLLHHHHLQEEELAEEEELLLLLQHHHLEEEEELAEEEELLLLLHHHHLEEELAEAEEELEEVLQCHSLPQGNMLTFLLMAHTLDGCPTSLLAWQVELSSDASVVAKLVSCFSCSQVVMDQVVIDQ, encoded by the exons ATGTG GCTAATCCAAGTACCTCACAGCCAAGAGCTGCTGGTCCTTCTACTGCACCAACAGCAAGACAACCAAGACCTGCTGCTTCTGCTCCTACACCACCATCATCTGCAAGAAGAGGagctggcagaggaagaggagctgcTACTTCTACTACAACACCACCatctggaagaggaagaggagctggcagaggaagaggagctgcTACTTCTACTACACCACCACCATCTGGAAGAGGAGCTGGCAGAGGCAGAGGAAGAGCTGGAAGAGGTGCTCCAATGCCATTCATTGCCCCAAGGCAATATGCTGACATTCCTACTGATGGCACACACACTGGATGGATGTCCTACTTCACTGCTAGCATGGCAGGTGGAGTTATCTTCTGATGCTTCAGTTGTAGCCAAGTTAGTTAGTTGCTTCAGTTGTAGCCAAGTTGTAATGGATCAAGTTGTAATAGATCAGTGA